The region CCAACCGCAACACCCACACCAACACCAACCGCAACACCTGAGAAGACCCCAACACCAGAAAAGACCCCAACACCTGTAGAGACACCGACCAAGGAGGAGACACCAGCTCCGACACCAACCGAAGAGAAGAAGCAGGGACCAGGCTTTGAGGCAGTCTTCGCCGTTGCAGGTCTACTCGCAGTGGCATACCTGCTGAGGAGAAGACAGTAAACCCAATCTTTCAATTTTTTCTTTTATTTTGGACTTTCCTGTGAAAACTTGTTTGTTTTTGTTGTTGATCACTCCATTCTGCAATGACGCGTGTGCAGCTGCCCTGTCTATACTTGGCAAATGATTTTGCCGAGGTTTTGGAGAAATCACCAAACCTTAAAATACTGCAAAGCAGACTCTTTGACTGATGAGTGAGGAAAGGCTTGTTATCAGGAGATCAGGATTTCCATCAAAAGGAGAAATTGTTATTGGCACGGTTACGAGAGTAATGGATTTTGGAGCATTCGTGAGCCTCGATGAGTATGAGGGCAGGGAGGGACTTGTGCACATCAGTGAGGTGGCTCCGGGCTGGATCAAGGACATAAGAGACCATGTCAAAAAGGGTCAGAAAGTGGTGTGCAAGGTTCTGGACGTGAACCCCAAGAGGGGACACATAGATCTGAGCATAAAGGATGTAAATGAAAGACAGAGAAGGGAGAAGCTTCAGGAGTGGAAGAGTGAGCAGAGGGCGTTTAAGTGGCTTGAAATTGCGGGAGAAAAGGTTGGTGTTGACGGGAAGGAGCTTGAGAAGATAGGGAAAAAGCTTCTGAGAAAATTTGACAGCATATATGCCGCTTTTGAAGAGGTGGCGTATGAGGGCTATGAGGTTATAGCGAAGATTGCAGGTGAAGAGCTTGCGAAAGAGATTGCGGAGCTTGCGAGGGAACATATTAAGCCCTCAACCGTCAGCGTTAGGGGATACTTCGAGCTGAAGTCCTTTGCACCTGATGGAATAGAGAGAATAAAAAAGGCTCTGTCTGTTGTGAAGAAATATCACAGCGATGGTGCAGAGATCGAGGTCGAATACGTCGGTGCACCGAAGTACAGGATAGTCATCAGGACTGAGGACTACAAGGCAGCTGAAACCCTGCTCAAAAGAGTTATTGACGATGTTACAAAGGCCATGAAAAAACTCGGCGGCGAGGCAAATTTCGTAAGAGAGGCAATCTGATATGAAATCGCGTATCAGAAAATGCTGCGAATGCGGCAGATACACTCTTAAGGAAACATGCCCTTTATGCAGGGGCAAAACGTACATGCCGATTCCTCCGAGATTCTCGCCTGAGGATCCGTACGGAAAATACAGGAGGATGCTCAGGAAGCAGAGAGGTTTCTGGATCAGGAGGTGTATAAATGATTGATAGGGTTGATGTGAGATTTCTGAAGAAACCTGAAGAGGTCGGGTTGAAAGATCCGGTGATGATCGAGGGTCTGCCCGGCATAGGACATGTCGGAAAGCTTGTTGCCGATCACCTTGTGAAGGTTCTCGAAGTGGAAAAGGTGGTTGAGATATACTCCCACCACTTCCCGCCCCAGGTAATGGTCGACGAGAAGGGTGTTATCAAAATTCCGAACAACGAGGTTTATGCCTATAAGGGTGATGGAAATACGCCCGATCTGCTAATTCTGGTTGGAGATTACCAGAGTATAAGCAATGAAGGGCATTTTGAGCTTGCAAATGCTTACCTAAGGATTGCGAAGGAATTCGGGGTGAGCAGGATTTACACCCTCGGGGGCTATGGGGTCGGAAGGCTGATAGATGAGCCTTACGTCATTGGGGCAGTGAACAGTGAAACGCTGATAGGCGATCTGTCAAATGCGGGGGTCAAGTTTGAGAACGGGGAGCCTGCGGGCGGGATCATTGGCGCTGCAGGTTTGATAATCGGTCTGGCGATGCTCGAGGACATTCCGGCTGCATGTCTCATGGGAACAACTTCGGGCTACATGGTTGATCCAAAAAGTGCAAAGGTTGTCCTTGAAACGCTCATGAAGCTGCTGAATCTGAGTGTGAGCGTGGAGGACCTCGAAGAAAGAGCCAAGGAAATGGAAAAGCTGATAGCACAGATAAAGGAAATGCAGGAAGCCCAGACTGTACAGTTCAAGAGCGATGAGGACCTGAGGTATTTCAGATAGCTGGTTTTTTCATTTTTTACCTTTTGAACACGCTTTCGATGAATCTTCTCTCCTTCACAAGCTCTTCAATCTTTTTTTCGAAGCTGAGCTGACCATACGCAAGGTCGTCCAGTTCAACGGTAACCATGCTGCTGTATCCAAGATCCGCAAGCTTCTGCAGGATGTCCCTGACGTTCCTATCATATCTCGACGCAGAATGAAGTCCACGCGAATTCCCGCTGATGTGCACGTTTTTGATCCTTTCCACCGACTCAAGGTATTTTTCAGCGTCTCCGTTTTTCAGCGCATGGTTTATGTCGAACGTCAGCCGGAAACCAAATCTTTCTGCACACTCGATGACATCTTCGTAGCTTCTGCAGAGGTAGTTTATGCGAGGCTCGCTGTTTTCGAGGAAGAGTTCAACGCCTTTTATTTTTGAGTATTTTGAAAGCACCCTGAAGTATTTTTCGTTTGCGACAACATCTTCAATCACAGGTTCCCTTCTGGCGCTCCTCTTGCCGGCATGAATCGTCATCCCCACCCTCAGCCTTGATGCCACACTTGCCGCATGCAGGTTGCTTTTGAGCGTTGCCTCCGCAACATCCTGATTGACGCTGCACGGGTTCAGGTCAAAAATTGCACAGTGGAGGGACGTTATCGAGTCTGAAATCTCCTCTATCTTTCTGAAGTCTCTGTCTATCCAGTAGTGTGGAGTCTCAATCCAGAACTCGATTCCTCCGTACTCTGCTTTTTTGCATGCTTTTGCTATCCTGTCAAGGCTGTATTCATACAGGAACATGGAGGAAAACTGGATCAACATGCTATCTCCCTGTAGATTCCTTTTCTCTCATAAAGCTTTCTGTACACATCATGCTCACTTTTTCCCGAAGCGAGAACGCTTACAAGCGGATCGTCTTTTCTGTAAATCTGACCCTTCTCCGGTACGTCCGCAAAGAATGGATTTCCAGCGGGAGAATTCTTTATTTTAATATCTTGCTCCGCAAACACCACTGCTCTCCCGGCAAACCTTCTGGGTCTGCAGCTCTCAAGCTTTCCTGCCTTTGCGTTCAGATGCATCCTGAACAGGTTCGTATCGCAGGCCCACTCAATGGCATCGAGGCTTCCCTGGAACCTCGGATTTATTTCAAGGACGTATATTCTGTCTCCAATAATGAAATCCACTCCGATGTTTCCTTCAAGCTCAAAATAGATGGCAAGTTCCTCTGCAAGCCTTTTTGCCCTTTCATCAAGCTCGTGTTTGAACGGGGTTATGTTTCCACAGTATCTGAATTCTCTTGCACCGAAATTCCCATCTCCGACAAGAATCTTGTTGAATGAGATGGCCAGTGCCATCTTTCCTGTTGATATCACCGATGCCGAGCAGGGTATCCCCTTTACATATCTCTGGAGGATATGGCCTTCCTCCCTCCTGCTGGAGAGTCTTATTCCTTCACCTCCTCCCCCCGTTACGGGTTTCAGTATTCCTGACTCTCCGTCGTCAAGAATCTCAGGAAAATCGAAGCCCGCCCTTTCAAGCTCGCTGTAAAACTTTCTCTTGTTCACGATTTTTTTAAGCCTTCTGTCTCCGAGGATTTCGTAACCTGAGTGCCAGATAATCTCTGCGTCCAGCTCTTCCGAAATGGCCAGTGCCTTCTTTTTCACCCATTCCGGGGATTCATCGTCTATTCTGTAAATTTTTTTTGCATACAGCTTCAAATCTGCGTCCACGTGCTTTGTAAGCACAGATATTTCAAAACCGGCTTTTCTGGCAGATTCAGCCACGTTTCTCACATTGCTGCCAACTATGAGGAATTTTCTCTCTTCCATTCTTTTATTATCCTCCGTATAATGTCCTCTTCCTCACTTCTGTAAATCTCCTTCACACTTCCATTTCCGAGAACCTCTAGACCTCTGAAAACAACTGCCGGGACACCGTCATCGCCCTCCCCCATCAGCATGTTGGCAAATGCTGCAATCTCGTCTGCTATGCATTCCACAGTAACTTCGAGCTCCTGTCCGTAGAGGTCTTTCTTCCCTCTCCAGTCCTCAAGAGCCTTTACACCGGAGATGCCCACCGCCACACCAACAACGCCTTTCCTGAAACATCTGCCGTTGGTGTCAGTTATCACCACGCCAACGTTCTTTCCTGTTATCCTTTCAATCTCGTTTTTCAACCTCTCTGCTGATCCATCTGGGTCATCTGGTGGGAGGAGCAAATACTCCTTCTCAACATTGGTGTTATCTATTCCTGCGTTTACGCAGATATTTCCGAATCTCGCATGTGTGAGTATGAAAGGATCTTCGAGGAGTATCTCCTTGCTCTCATCAAGTACTGCCTGAACGAACCTCTCGTCTTTTCCGAGCTTCTCAGCCAGTTTTACTGCATGCTCGCCCGGAATAATGTCCTCCAGCCTGACGACTCTACCCTCTGCTTTTGAAATCACAGTGGAGCATACCGCAAGGACATCTCCATCCTGAAATTCAAAAAGGGAGGA is a window of Geoglobus acetivorans DNA encoding:
- a CDS encoding translation initiation factor IF-2 subunit alpha: MSEERLVIRRSGFPSKGEIVIGTVTRVMDFGAFVSLDEYEGREGLVHISEVAPGWIKDIRDHVKKGQKVVCKVLDVNPKRGHIDLSIKDVNERQRREKLQEWKSEQRAFKWLEIAGEKVGVDGKELEKIGKKLLRKFDSIYAAFEEVAYEGYEVIAKIAGEELAKEIAELAREHIKPSTVSVRGYFELKSFAPDGIERIKKALSVVKKYHSDGAEIEVEYVGAPKYRIVIRTEDYKAAETLLKRVIDDVTKAMKKLGGEANFVREAI
- a CDS encoding RNA-protein complex protein Nop10 — translated: MKSRIRKCCECGRYTLKETCPLCRGKTYMPIPPRFSPEDPYGKYRRMLRKQRGFWIRRCIND
- a CDS encoding proteasome assembly chaperone family protein, with protein sequence MIDRVDVRFLKKPEEVGLKDPVMIEGLPGIGHVGKLVADHLVKVLEVEKVVEIYSHHFPPQVMVDEKGVIKIPNNEVYAYKGDGNTPDLLILVGDYQSISNEGHFELANAYLRIAKEFGVSRIYTLGGYGVGRLIDEPYVIGAVNSETLIGDLSNAGVKFENGEPAGGIIGAAGLIIGLAMLEDIPAACLMGTTSGYMVDPKSAKVVLETLMKLLNLSVSVEDLEERAKEMEKLIAQIKEMQEAQTVQFKSDEDLRYFR
- a CDS encoding TIM barrel protein, coding for MLIQFSSMFLYEYSLDRIAKACKKAEYGGIEFWIETPHYWIDRDFRKIEEISDSITSLHCAIFDLNPCSVNQDVAEATLKSNLHAASVASRLRVGMTIHAGKRSARREPVIEDVVANEKYFRVLSKYSKIKGVELFLENSEPRINYLCRSYEDVIECAERFGFRLTFDINHALKNGDAEKYLESVERIKNVHISGNSRGLHSASRYDRNVRDILQKLADLGYSSMVTVELDDLAYGQLSFEKKIEELVKERRFIESVFKR
- a CDS encoding ATP-grasp domain-containing protein is translated as MEERKFLIVGSNVRNVAESARKAGFEISVLTKHVDADLKLYAKKIYRIDDESPEWVKKKALAISEELDAEIIWHSGYEILGDRRLKKIVNKRKFYSELERAGFDFPEILDDGESGILKPVTGGGGEGIRLSSRREEGHILQRYVKGIPCSASVISTGKMALAISFNKILVGDGNFGAREFRYCGNITPFKHELDERAKRLAEELAIYFELEGNIGVDFIIGDRIYVLEINPRFQGSLDAIEWACDTNLFRMHLNAKAGKLESCRPRRFAGRAVVFAEQDIKIKNSPAGNPFFADVPEKGQIYRKDDPLVSVLASGKSEHDVYRKLYERKGIYREIAC
- the cofE gene encoding coenzyme F420-0:L-glutamate ligase — its product is MIRVFRIEGVPRIRKGDNLAEIFSSLFEFQDGDVLAVCSTVISKAEGRVVRLEDIIPGEHAVKLAEKLGKDERFVQAVLDESKEILLEDPFILTHARFGNICVNAGIDNTNVEKEYLLLPPDDPDGSAERLKNEIERITGKNVGVVITDTNGRCFRKGVVGVAVGISGVKALEDWRGKKDLYGQELEVTVECIADEIAAFANMLMGEGDDGVPAVVFRGLEVLGNGSVKEIYRSEEEDIIRRIIKEWKRENSS